Below is a genomic region from Syngnathus acus chromosome 20, fSynAcu1.2, whole genome shotgun sequence.
GAGTTTTCCTACATCACGTCATCGGCCCGCTGATAGCGTTGAGAGCAAAGTCGTTCTGGCTCCAAGAATGATCGCCGCCCCGTTGCGTTGCTCGTTCGCGCCGTTTCGTAGGTCGCAATCGGAGTCCTGCCTGGAAGCGCTCTACCGTCTCCCGGAAAGCGGGAACAAAAGCATGACCTGCATCATCTGCGAACGCGCCACGCTGCCAAGTGGAAATTCTTGTCCCGGTAAGACTGAGATCACAGGCGTGCCAAAGCTTTGCCTCAGGGTTCCGCCAGAGGAAGAGAGAAGTGGGCCAGAGGATCTGCTAATCCCCTTTTTTGGATTCTACTAGACCTTCCGAACTCAAATACAATCCCTTGCAGGGGGCTAATccatttaccgtaattttcggactataagtcgcgttttttttcatagtttgggtgggggggcgacttatactcaggagcgacttatatacatatatatgttttttttcacttttttgggcattttatggctggcgcgacttatactccggtgcgacttatagtccgaaaattacggtatttggATTTCTCAATAAGATCTGGACTgaagttgcccccccccccacacacacacacacacacacaatttgagGTCTCTGGTCTGATTAATGTGTACCTTCTtgttgctaatgctaactaaCTCTCgccattgatttgttttccaggAATCGGGAAGGTGAAGAGCAGGAAGGGAGGCATGAGGGACACGGCCTCCAACGTGGACGCCGACGTGTACGCAGACAACGGCGAGCGGCTGTACGACCTGAACCTGCCCGCCCTGGTCAAGTTCAGCTACACGGCAGAGCGTGAGGACGAGCTCTCCTTGGTCAAAGGCACCCgggtggtggtgatggagaAGTGCAGCGACGGCTGGTGGCGCGGCAGCCACAATGGACGCTCCGGCTGGTTCCCGTCCAACTACGTGACGGAGGACGTAGACGGGACGGCGGGGGGAGGGGGCTTGGGGGACCCGTCGGGGTCCCTCTCGGAGAAGCTGGCAGCGGTGGTGAACAGCACGGCCAACGGGAACCGGGTCTTACACACGGTGCAGGCGCTCTACCCCTTCAGCTCGGACAACGACGAGGAGCTGAACTTTGAGAAGGGCGAGGTGATGGAGGTGGTGGAGAAGCCCGAGAACGACCCCGAGTGGTGGAAATGCCGCAAGGCCGACGGCCAACTTGGCCTGGTGCCCAAGAACTACGTGACGGTGCTGGACTCGGGCTCCCACAAAACCACGGCGGGGCCCGCCGGCCCGCCCACGCCCGACTGTGACTACATTTCGCCGTCCATCAGCGGGCGATTCGCGGGCAAGGAGTGGTACTACGGTAAGGTGACGCGCCACCAGGCGGAGGTGGCACTCAACCAGCGAGGCACCGAGGGAGACTTCCTCATTCGAGACAGCGAGTCATCGGTGAGTTAATATCGGCCGCCGTTGGGTGATTTTTGAGAATCTCGTCTGTAAACCGATTGGTCGTGTCTTCCAGCCAAACGACTTCTCCATCTCGCTGAAGGCGCAGAGCAAGAACAAGCATTTCAAGGTGCAGCTGAAGGAGAGCCTCTACTGCATCGGACAGCGCAAGTTCAACTCCATGGAGGAGCTTGTGGAACACTACAAAAAAGCGCCTATCTTCACCAGTGAGCAGGGCGACAAACTCTATCTGGTCAAGGCCCTGTCCGCCTcctgatcccccccccccacaaaacaCAATCCCAtcttgacacacacacttgtaaatgacacacacacacgcacacacacacacacacacacacacacaaacagagacCGGAACACACACTGACATCAAGACTGAAGGCTTGACACGTCATCAGGACTTTGTAGGCCTGGTTGAGCATTCCAAGAGGAGGACGGACGGGAAAAAAGGCGCGAAAGGAGGAAGAATGTTGGGAGTGTTgggagacacaaaaaaaaaaaaaaaaagactaaggACTCCTGAGAGCAGACGATGGACCTCTTGGCCACTTATTTATGATGTGATCCAGATGTTTTCGCTGGCAGTCGTATATTTCCACCTCCATAGCTTAGTCGCATTTAGTTTGTCGCAAACGTATATATAATCTTTTTAActgttactttttaaaatgtgacttttattttaacgATAGAGCAAGCCCCTCCGGTATGAAGCCCCCGGATTTAGATCTGAAGGTGTTAACATCTGCTAGTGAAGCgaccaaaatatatttattgattctcttggttgtgcaaaTAATGgacagcttttgtttttaatttttttgctgtattttttgAGGGGGATCCCAGAAACTTCAAAGCCACAACTGATCTGaatactttttttggggggcttttgcattatatttatttcatccttAAAAGGAgacttgtgctttttttttttttgccaaatttcTATGCAGCTCTGGAAATGGGTCTGGTGGGAAAGCCTGAGGGGGGGGTCGTCAAAACATTCGTCATCTCAGCAGAGCCGCGGGCTAAACTGAGTCCCAAAGATGATGTCACTGCGCTAAATTAGCATGGCTGCAGGGGAACCAAGTAGGGGAGGTCACTAGATGTGCTTGCTTGGCTGTACGTTACAAGTGGGAGAGTCCATCTGCTGGAAGTGTGGGAGTGTGCTGTTATTTGTCTCATTGAAAGTGTCGTGTCGTAATCCAGATTGAGTGCTGCGCATCTGTGTTTCTTTGGATGATGATTTGTCCATCTGGTtaaggaggaagagggggcGGAAAGAGGAGCCAAGGAAGAGGAGAACGACGTCCCGTGTAGTAGCGCATCTGGAATTCTGCTCGGGCAGGGAGAAGGGGAGACTATCTCTGTGTTCTCCAGGTGAGCGATGACTCGCTAAAGAGCCCAGTCCATTCCCGCTTTTAGATTTATGATGAGCTGATCTGGCTCACATTCCAGGATGAAACATCCGGAAGGTTTTTATCCAGTAAACGCCTTTTTCTCCCTGCAAAAATCTAATTTTTCACAGGACTCACGTTACATTGCCCCGTTATTATGAATGACTCTTACATCATTGTGACACTGCAGAGTCTTTTGAACACATTGGAGGAtttgggagattttttttttttttttgtaatgtgcCTTCACAGCTTTCTGTCAAccaaagttttgttttatttgtttttggcgGTCTACCGTGTTCACTAGTAATGCTGcgtgacatttgttttttaagcaGGGGTGAGGAACATAATGGCCTTAGGGTCATATGTGGCCAACCAAAGTCTGAGCATTTTACTTAGCTGGCCAGTCAAttttacaaacaaataaaccagTTTAACCCCAAATATGcctcattttttcccctcctaaTATGTCATGCATATGATCCATGGAGGACTTAATTAAGGTTCTCTACCTCTGCTTTAAAGCTTTGCATGTTGCATGGGATGAGTTAATGGATGCTCGTCCTTGacttatccccccccccccccttgcataAAATGCCTGTTGTGTAGTTTTCAAGTGTCCTTACATTGCAAACCTGAAGTGAATGCCTACATGTACAGTTGAGAGGACGTACAGATGTGATGTAATCACGGCCGGAGCACCTCAAGTGTTTGAACGTTTCATTcaatttttatgtttatttgtttttacagtgTAACCACATACAATAGATGACCTGTAAAAGTCTCATGTAAATGTTGGTTGTTCAAATACAAGGATGACAGAATCTGCCAACGTTTGAGATTTGAATATAACAGATGTAGCTTTTGTCTCTGCACCAATGGAGACGGCATGAGCAGCTGTAAAGAACAAAAGTTTGCTTAAAAAACATCGGTAGCCACTTGAGACAAATGTTCTAAACAAGTGACCCGTGTTAACGTTGGTGCTTTTGTGCtgcttacattttattttattttccccctcTTCCTGTGCGCCAGAGTGAAGCAAACACATCTATGCTGATGTGGAATAGTATAAAAAGCAGTGCTGTGAAATTTATTGTCAATTGTCATGCTCTTTAAATGCTGTTTTTAACGGAGGGGAGATCGTCTTCAAGTGTTTATTACTTAGAAGAGTTTATTAATGTTTCAAAGACGTAATAAACATAAAACTAAGCCATGCGATTGTATTTTAATGTGCCCAAACATTCTATGTCGTTTAAATCATCTGCTGTCAGTGCCTTCAAAGGGGAACATTGATGTCAGTCAAatgggtttgtttgtttttgtttaccttTCCGTATCACGTTAACCACGCCCACAACTTCCTGGTCTATTACCTTGGAAAACACTGATTGGTCCGCTCCAATTAGGCAACCGCGTTTTACTTGTGGCGTTGACTTTTAAAGCAAAATGGCTGTTCCCCGCAATGGAAGAAGTGGACGAACGAAGTGTAAAATTTAGAGGGTCCATTGAGAAGCTTTTAGCTTAATCTAAAGCCCTGACGTTTTGACGAGACCAACCAACAAGTATGTATTCAAACAGTAGAGCCACATATTTGTTCCACTTGTTCATTTCCTAAACAATCAACAGCAGCACCTGAACGCCTCAAAGTTAGCTATGTCGTCATTCATAGCCCGTGTAGACGAGCACTGAATTTACCAGAATATTTATGCTTGCTGTGTTAGTTTTGGGCTCCTGAATGGAAATATTCTAATGCTAAGAGTTTAGTGTTTGTAGGCTCCTGAATGGAAATATTCTCATGCTAAGAGTTTAGTGTTTGTATTGCACTTGACTGCTACCATTGCACCTGGCCTTGtatcaaaaaatattgtagAAGAGTGAACTCTAGTGGTTGTTTAGTGGTTTACAGCCATCGCTTTAATTTTAATAACTGTACTTTTCTATTGCTTTGTCGCTAGCCACAATTTTAAAACGTACCATTGAGATAACACTGCCTTTTTTATCATTCTGTGCTACATCTGGGGCtcccacaaacacaatataaaATGCAATAATTTACTCTTTAATAAGGATTGAAATTTAAGGCTTGATCAGTGAAAGGCTTCAAGTGCTGAGGAATAGCGAAGAGCTGGCACGTCGCCAGTTAGAAGTACAGCAAGTCGGAAAGCACGGAGGGCAGGTGCGTCATCAGCTGCAATCGGATCCACCAGTACGGCTCCATGGCGTTGTACCTGGTGTACGGATGCTTGGACATAACGGCGTCCACCATGGCGTCCAGCACGGGACCCACATCCTTTTGTCCGCCGTTGCACTGTGAGCGCATCAGCGCCATGATCTGATCAAAACGGGCTTTCCCGTAATCGTCCCTGACGTCCGATGAGGCCTCGGCCCACTGTTTGTTGGCCGCGCTGGCCAGGACGTCGCGGCTCAGGATCTCCGCGGCGAAATTCCCCGGCTCCACGACAGACACCTTGATGCCCCAGGACTTCATCTCGTAGCGGAGGCAGTCGAAGAATGCTTCCATGCCGTACTTGGACACGCTGACAGGCGACTGAGCGATATTACCCATCCGGCCGTACAGCCCGGACATGTTTACCACGCGACCTGAAATTGAAATATAGGACTAGTCTGGAACGAGATGTCTACAATGTAGTAAAATTGGAGTTACaggaaatatttaaataaaaatcacaacgAGGCCACAGAATGGCAGCATTGTTCCAAATATAATAGTTAAGCCTTGTGGCCCAAAGCTGAGCTGTCTTAAGAGAATTACTCCTGCCAAGAATATTGCCTGTGACTTCACAAGTGAATCACAAGTGGCGTCTTAACGGCAGCAAACCACAAGGAATGTCTTCCAAACCGCAAATTGTCACAACCTTGTCATTTGCGATGACTGTGCGCTAATTCAGACAGATTAGTTGCCCCCACCTTTGGCTCGGCGAATAAGCGGCAGAAGCGCTTTGGTGACCCGAATGGTTCCCCACAGGTTGATCTCGGAAACTTCTTTGTAGGCTTCCACGGAGGTGAACTCCACTCCTCCGAACGTGGACACGCTGGCGTTGTTGACCAGCGCCCATAAACCTGGACGGCCAACCCGGACATGAAATGTTACAAGACAAGCGAAGATGTCCGTCGACTCTGATTGTTCTACCTCTCTCTGAGTCCTCCAGGTTGTCTCGGACGAAGTGGGCGGCTCTGTTCACCTGCTCGTTGCTGCTCACGTCCAGCTGGACCACCTTCATGCGCTCTGAGTGGAAGTCCTC
It encodes:
- the nck1b gene encoding cytoplasmic protein NCK1 isoform X1 — encoded protein: MTEEVIVIAKFDYMAQQDQELDIKKNERLWLLDDSKSWWRVRNATNKTGFVPSNYVERKNSARKASIVKNLKDTLGIGKVKSRKGGMRDTASNVDADVYADNGERLYDLNLPALVKFSYTAEREDELSLVKGTRVVVMEKCSDGWWRGSHNGRSGWFPSNYVTEDVDGTAGGGGLGDPSGSLSEKLAAVVNSTANGNRVLHTVQALYPFSSDNDEELNFEKGEVMEVVEKPENDPEWWKCRKADGQLGLVPKNYVTVLDSGSHKTTAGPAGPPTPDCDYISPSISGRFAGKEWYYGKVTRHQAEVALNQRGTEGDFLIRDSESSPNDFSISLKAQSKNKHFKVQLKESLYCIGQRKFNSMEELVEHYKKAPIFTSEQGDKLYLVKALSAS
- the nck1b gene encoding cytoplasmic protein NCK1 isoform X2 gives rise to the protein MRASPALNLIGSSPVTWSGEWAPPLAPALWVFTWNNSTAAVGSKSSRATDTERLGGGGKPKMDMANLFKHFFRIGKVKSRKGGMRDTASNVDADVYADNGERLYDLNLPALVKFSYTAEREDELSLVKGTRVVVMEKCSDGWWRGSHNGRSGWFPSNYVTEDVDGTAGGGGLGDPSGSLSEKLAAVVNSTANGNRVLHTVQALYPFSSDNDEELNFEKGEVMEVVEKPENDPEWWKCRKADGQLGLVPKNYVTVLDSGSHKTTAGPAGPPTPDCDYISPSISGRFAGKEWYYGKVTRHQAEVALNQRGTEGDFLIRDSESSPNDFSISLKAQSKNKHFKVQLKESLYCIGQRKFNSMEELVEHYKKAPIFTSEQGDKLYLVKALSAS
- the bdh1 gene encoding D-beta-hydroxybutyrate dehydrogenase, mitochondrial, with amino-acid sequence MAPLPALRVCLLVFFSAFVTVSLGFGLPALLNAVTGLLGVPEASVSECVVVSYLLFVLYVATPRIPRGLVEATGKAVFLTSCDSNFGLALAQHLHKLGFTVFAGCSLKDKGGESAKILEDFHSERMKVVQLDVSSNEQVNRAAHFVRDNLEDSERGLWALVNNASVSTFGGVEFTSVEAYKEVSEINLWGTIRVTKALLPLIRRAKGRVVNMSGLYGRMGNIAQSPVSVSKYGMEAFFDCLRYEMKSWGIKVSVVEPGNFAAEILSRDVLASAANKQWAEASSDVRDDYGKARFDQIMALMRSQCNGGQKDVGPVLDAMVDAVMSKHPYTRYNAMEPYWWIRLQLMTHLPSVLSDLLYF